One genomic segment of Desulforamulus reducens MI-1 includes these proteins:
- a CDS encoding nucleoside recognition domain-containing protein gives MDWIEFIKVALAGSLKNIFQMALIIIPLMLILEIARDMKILDRVAKWMVPAMKFFRLPKEGAFPLLIGLTFGLAYGAGVIIESVKEGHLSWRDLFLINIFLILCHSVVEDTALFIAIGADGTVILGGRIILALIVTFLLSRWGGLAKLEPLLAGKMLVPQCSHCEKGLTKQ, from the coding sequence ATGGATTGGATCGAATTTATAAAGGTTGCCCTAGCGGGTAGTCTGAAAAATATATTCCAAATGGCATTAATTATCATCCCTCTGATGCTAATTCTAGAAATTGCAAGGGATATGAAAATCTTAGATAGAGTGGCGAAATGGATGGTACCGGCTATGAAATTTTTTCGCCTACCCAAAGAAGGAGCATTTCCCCTACTGATTGGATTAACCTTTGGTCTGGCCTATGGCGCGGGTGTTATTATTGAAAGTGTAAAAGAGGGACATTTATCCTGGCGGGATTTATTCCTCATTAATATATTTCTTATTCTTTGTCATTCGGTGGTGGAAGATACCGCCCTTTTTATCGCCATAGGAGCGGATGGTACGGTTATACTGGGAGGCAGAATTATATTAGCACTGATTGTAACCTTTCTACTATCCCGCTGGGGCGGCTTGGCAAAGCTAGAACCATTACTGGCGGGGAAAATGCTGGTTCCCCAGTGCTCTCATTGTGAAAAGGGGTTAACGAAGCAATGA
- a CDS encoding xanthine phosphoribosyltransferase, with amino-acid sequence MQLKEIIENNAEVVSDQILRVDSFINHMIDPNVMMEIGEEFARRFRDDKITKVLTIEASGIAIGLTTALALRTPLLFAKKKVPSTLGDSYVSNIYSFTKNESVTVSVAKQYLKSDDKILIVDDFLARGEALKGLAHLVKQADAELVGVGIVIEKAFQGGGKALRDAGVRIESLIKVSSLEGGKLHLEE; translated from the coding sequence ATGCAATTGAAAGAAATCATAGAAAACAATGCCGAAGTTGTTTCGGATCAAATATTAAGGGTAGATTCCTTTATCAACCATATGATTGACCCAAATGTTATGATGGAAATCGGAGAAGAATTTGCACGTCGTTTTAGGGACGACAAAATAACTAAAGTGTTAACCATAGAAGCCTCTGGGATTGCCATTGGTTTAACAACCGCTCTGGCACTACGAACACCGTTACTATTTGCCAAGAAAAAGGTTCCATCTACGCTGGGCGACTCCTATGTATCGAACATTTATTCTTTTACCAAGAACGAGTCTGTAACTGTTTCTGTGGCAAAGCAATATTTGAAATCCGACGATAAAATACTTATTGTGGATGATTTTTTGGCCCGGGGCGAAGCTCTCAAGGGGTTAGCTCATCTGGTAAAGCAAGCAGATGCCGAACTAGTTGGGGTAGGCATTGTCATAGAAAAGGCCTTTCAGGGGGGCGGTAAGGCTTTGCGGGATGCTGGTGTTAGAATTGAGTCTCTGATCAAAGTAAGTAGTCTCGAAGGTGGAAAACTGCATCTGGAGGAATAG
- a CDS encoding BMP family ABC transporter substrate-binding protein, with product MKLNKKFFALVLTLLFTFAVVGCGSEKPQDQEGKKEDKLKIGFIYVGPVGDGGWSYSHDAGRQYLEKEIPGLETTYIESVPEGADSERVLTELVEKGNKIIFATSFGYMDSVIKVAQKYPDVKFLHCSGYKTAENVGTYFGRMYQARYLTGVLAGETTKSNVIGYVAAFPIPEVIRGINAFTLGVRSVNPEAKVKVVWTNTWYDPAAEKEAGKSLLEAGADVVTQHQDTPGPQQAAEEKGKFGIGYNSDMSKMAPKAVMTSAVWNWGPYYVDTVKAIQAGTWKSDQYWGPMSDNIVDLAPYGPMVSDDIKKVVETKKQEIIEGKFDVFTGPIKDQAGKERVAAGQKMSDADMLSLDWFVEGVEGTIPK from the coding sequence ATGAAATTAAACAAAAAGTTTTTTGCACTTGTTTTAACTCTTTTGTTTACCTTTGCAGTGGTGGGGTGTGGCAGTGAAAAACCACAAGACCAGGAAGGAAAAAAGGAAGATAAGTTAAAAATCGGTTTTATCTATGTCGGTCCGGTGGGTGACGGTGGTTGGAGCTATTCCCATGATGCAGGACGCCAGTATTTAGAAAAGGAAATACCCGGCTTGGAAACTACTTATATTGAGTCTGTTCCAGAAGGTGCTGATTCCGAACGTGTTTTAACTGAACTTGTAGAAAAAGGTAACAAAATTATCTTTGCCACCAGCTTTGGATATATGGATAGCGTTATTAAAGTGGCCCAGAAGTATCCAGATGTTAAATTCCTGCATTGCTCAGGCTATAAAACCGCTGAAAACGTTGGAACCTACTTTGGTCGTATGTATCAGGCCCGTTATCTGACTGGTGTTTTAGCTGGTGAAACTACTAAGAGCAATGTTATTGGCTACGTTGCCGCATTCCCAATTCCTGAAGTAATTCGTGGTATTAATGCTTTTACTTTAGGGGTTAGATCTGTAAACCCCGAAGCCAAGGTAAAGGTAGTTTGGACCAATACCTGGTATGATCCCGCTGCTGAAAAGGAAGCTGGCAAGAGTTTGCTGGAAGCAGGTGCCGATGTTGTAACCCAACACCAGGATACCCCTGGTCCCCAGCAAGCTGCTGAAGAAAAGGGTAAGTTTGGCATTGGTTACAACAGTGATATGAGTAAAATGGCACCCAAGGCCGTTATGACCTCTGCTGTTTGGAATTGGGGACCCTATTATGTTGACACTGTAAAAGCAATTCAAGCAGGCACCTGGAAAAGCGACCAATATTGGGGACCCATGTCTGATAACATTGTTGATTTAGCACCATATGGTCCGATGGTTTCTGACGATATTAAGAAAGTTGTTGAAACTAAAAAACAAGAGATTATTGAAGGTAAGTTCGATGTATTTACAGGTCCCATTAAAGACCAGGCCGGCAAGGAAAGAGTTGCTGCTGGACAGAAAATGTCCGATGCCGATATGCTTTCCCTTGATTGGTTTGTGGAAGGTGTAGAGGGTACCATTCCTAAATAA
- a CDS encoding universal stress protein: protein MYKKILVPLDGSERSIKALSHTVALAEKLAAKVTLMHVVPSLPPYVNTAVDHLGQVQQSIIEELMKNGKEMLEQFVSSISDKNIEVDTYTVMGQPADEILEKANQDNYELIVIGSRGLGEIKGYIMGSVSNRVSRHASCPVLIIR from the coding sequence CGTTCAATTAAGGCCCTGTCCCACACTGTTGCGTTAGCAGAAAAATTGGCAGCTAAAGTAACCCTAATGCATGTCGTTCCCAGTTTGCCACCCTATGTTAATACAGCAGTTGATCATTTAGGTCAGGTACAGCAATCTATCATTGAAGAATTAATGAAAAATGGCAAGGAGATGCTAGAACAATTTGTTTCCTCCATTTCAGATAAAAATATAGAAGTGGACACATATACCGTCATGGGCCAACCAGCAGATGAAATTTTAGAAAAAGCGAATCAGGATAATTATGAATTAATAGTGATCGGAAGCCGTGGCTTGGGAGAAATAAAGGGGTACATCATGGGAAGTGTCAGTAACCGCGTCTCTCGTCATGCATCCTGCCCAGTTTTAATTATAAGGTAA
- a CDS encoding protease complex subunit PrcB family protein has protein sequence MRRQFGFLLIGATLIGAVSLWPIASGLADENINNTQQAQEQQVDDKKTNVSKTLPYITRAEAAELLVNSLELNLDGFRFYKAPEVSDFFDDVVAADPSANEIMILGYNGVLHTDDRSFCPSELITREEIAQICGGLLQRKAQGQVQMEVGPQINDLNKANKVAVDDIKLLVGLKIMVLTEDGNFQPDRGVLAEELKNVIKRLEPFLKVKTNDITAEVVTGKEGCREVEISWGEKPSSGYELTISKIDLQGNTLMVYYQTKEPTPSSYNSTVITEPKDSKPIPSNYPTKLDIKLVKDLKN, from the coding sequence ATGAGAAGGCAGTTTGGATTTTTACTAATAGGTGCAACCTTGATAGGAGCTGTTTCTCTATGGCCCATTGCATCGGGGTTAGCTGACGAAAATATAAATAATACACAGCAGGCCCAAGAACAGCAGGTAGATGATAAGAAAACCAATGTCAGTAAGACATTGCCTTATATTACAAGGGCAGAAGCTGCTGAATTGCTGGTTAACTCTCTAGAATTAAATCTTGATGGCTTTCGTTTTTATAAAGCCCCGGAAGTTAGTGACTTTTTCGATGATGTAGTTGCAGCGGACCCTTCAGCTAATGAAATTATGATCCTAGGATATAATGGGGTTCTTCATACTGATGATCGTAGTTTTTGCCCCTCAGAGCTTATTACCCGTGAAGAAATAGCCCAAATTTGTGGTGGTCTGTTGCAGCGAAAAGCCCAGGGGCAAGTGCAAATGGAAGTTGGTCCTCAAATTAATGATTTGAACAAAGCAAACAAAGTAGCAGTTGACGATATTAAGTTGCTAGTTGGTTTAAAAATAATGGTGCTTACAGAGGATGGCAATTTCCAGCCGGATCGAGGAGTATTGGCAGAGGAACTTAAAAACGTTATAAAACGGTTAGAACCTTTCCTTAAAGTAAAAACTAATGATATAACTGCGGAGGTTGTGACTGGAAAAGAAGGTTGCCGAGAAGTAGAAATTTCTTGGGGTGAAAAGCCATCCAGTGGGTATGAATTAACTATTTCTAAAATAGACTTGCAAGGCAATACATTGATGGTTTACTATCAAACTAAAGAACCTACTCCCAGTTCCTATAATTCAACGGTTATAACGGAACCTAAAGACAGCAAACCAATCCCATCAAACTATCCAACAAAATTGGATATCAAGCTTGTTAAAGACTTAAAAAATTAA
- a CDS encoding ABC transporter permease has product MIKLERRSAPSLAGMILIPLTAIFLALITGAIFLYINGLTSPKGITWGQVFAVYFGMLEGAVGSSYGLSETIVKAIPLMLCGLGVSIAFRMQLWNIGAEGQFHMGAFGAAWVALNFSHLPAYVMLPLMVLAGIICGGIWGLLPGIPRAYLGVNETITTLMLNYVAILWVNYLVFGPWKDPQGMNFPLSKPFEPSAILPTLGNSRVHFGLVFALVIAVFLWFALRQSRWGYEVTVIGESSRAASYAGMNITKNILMVMFLSGAMAGLAGMAEVSAIAQRMQQGISPGYGYTAIIVAWLGKLNPFAILFVSFLLGALQVGGYSVQSSGVPAAIVFMIQGALLFFILGGEIFNRYKIVYRGKTKMEV; this is encoded by the coding sequence ATGATTAAACTGGAGAGACGGTCAGCACCTTCTCTGGCTGGCATGATCTTAATTCCACTTACCGCTATTTTTCTAGCACTGATCACCGGAGCCATCTTCCTTTATATCAACGGATTAACCTCCCCCAAGGGTATTACTTGGGGGCAGGTTTTTGCAGTTTATTTCGGTATGTTGGAAGGAGCAGTTGGATCTTCCTACGGCTTGTCCGAAACCATTGTAAAAGCCATTCCTTTGATGCTTTGTGGTTTAGGAGTATCCATTGCCTTTCGTATGCAGCTTTGGAACATTGGTGCCGAGGGTCAGTTTCATATGGGGGCCTTTGGAGCTGCCTGGGTTGCCTTAAACTTTTCTCATTTACCAGCTTATGTTATGCTGCCGTTAATGGTTTTAGCTGGGATAATATGTGGCGGGATCTGGGGCTTACTGCCTGGTATTCCCAGGGCATATCTGGGTGTGAATGAAACCATCACTACTCTGATGTTGAACTATGTAGCTATACTTTGGGTGAATTATCTAGTTTTTGGCCCATGGAAAGATCCCCAGGGCATGAACTTTCCATTAAGTAAACCCTTTGAACCCTCAGCCATTCTGCCAACACTGGGTAACAGCAGAGTTCATTTTGGGCTGGTTTTTGCACTGGTTATAGCAGTGTTTCTCTGGTTTGCCCTGAGGCAATCTCGCTGGGGCTATGAGGTAACAGTGATTGGGGAGAGTTCCAGAGCGGCAAGCTATGCAGGCATGAATATAACCAAGAATATTCTCATGGTGATGTTTCTCAGCGGGGCCATGGCAGGACTTGCTGGTATGGCCGAGGTTTCAGCCATTGCTCAAAGGATGCAGCAGGGCATTAGTCCTGGTTATGGCTACACTGCCATTATTGTGGCTTGGCTAGGAAAATTAAATCCCTTTGCAATCCTGTTTGTTTCCTTCTTACTGGGTGCTTTACAGGTTGGTGGTTATAGCGTGCAATCCAGTGGGGTGCCTGCGGCCATTGTATTTATGATACAAGGTGCTTTGTTGTTTTTTATTTTAGGTGGAGAAATATTTAATCGCTATAAAATTGTCTATAGAGGCAAAACCAAGATGGAGGTGTAG
- a CDS encoding metallophosphoesterase, protein MKINRKNERGPFDIIGDVHGCLEELRELLYILGYREEKKSYIHPTGRKAIFLGDLGDRGPYCVESIRLVMGMIHGGYGLYVPGNHCNKLYRYLQGSNVQVKYGMEKTVAELKSLNPMERDIFSREFISFYEASPLYLILDAGNLVATHAGIKEEMIGQVNKRIKSFCLYGDTTGDVTPEGLPVRRDWAKHYRGKALIVYGHTPVEEPVFKNNTIDIDTACAMGGKLTALRYPERKIVQVPARTVYYIRDGTKIEVSIG, encoded by the coding sequence TTGAAAATCAACAGAAAAAATGAAAGGGGCCCCTTTGATATCATAGGCGATGTCCACGGTTGCCTAGAGGAATTAAGAGAGCTTTTATATATCCTTGGTTACCGCGAGGAAAAGAAAAGCTATATACATCCGACGGGACGAAAGGCTATTTTTTTAGGTGATCTAGGTGATAGAGGGCCATACTGCGTGGAAAGTATTCGTTTGGTTATGGGGATGATTCATGGGGGCTACGGTCTGTATGTTCCTGGAAACCATTGTAATAAGCTATACAGATATCTTCAAGGCAGCAATGTACAGGTCAAGTATGGAATGGAAAAGACAGTGGCAGAATTGAAATCCCTAAATCCTATGGAAAGAGATATATTCTCCAGGGAGTTCATCTCCTTTTATGAAGCATCCCCACTATACCTCATCTTGGACGCAGGAAATCTGGTGGCAACCCATGCTGGCATAAAGGAAGAAATGATTGGGCAGGTAAACAAGCGTATTAAAAGCTTCTGTCTTTATGGAGATACCACCGGAGATGTTACTCCAGAAGGTCTGCCGGTTCGTAGGGATTGGGCCAAACATTATCGGGGTAAAGCGTTAATTGTTTATGGACATACCCCCGTTGAAGAGCCCGTTTTTAAAAATAATACTATTGATATCGATACTGCTTGTGCAATGGGAGGCAAGTTAACCGCATTAAGATATCCCGAGAGAAAAATTGTACAGGTACCAGCTAGAACTGTTTACTACATAAGAGACGGTACAAAAATAGAAGTATCGATTGGCTAA
- a CDS encoding polyprenyl synthetase family protein, producing MQKNAIVATESQNASMLSIFNPIAKEMAEVEKSLVALFPSNHLLGSAHNLIIAGGKRIRPALVLLAGKQGLVNKQVMQLAIAVEILHLATLTHDDIIDNAATRRGKPAAHFNRAFLWSLPFGLLCTVITSQIHLENVKSITIGELIIISLVVLQSGLLAYIL from the coding sequence ATGCAGAAAAATGCTATAGTAGCTACGGAATCGCAGAACGCCAGTATGCTTTCCATATTTAATCCCATTGCAAAGGAAATGGCGGAAGTAGAAAAATCTTTGGTTGCTCTTTTCCCCTCCAATCATTTATTGGGTTCCGCCCATAACTTAATTATCGCTGGAGGCAAACGAATAAGACCAGCCTTGGTTTTACTGGCTGGAAAACAGGGGTTAGTAAATAAACAAGTGATGCAATTAGCCATAGCGGTGGAAATCCTTCATCTGGCCACCCTTACCCATGATGATATCATTGATAACGCTGCTACACGACGGGGTAAACCCGCAGCCCATTTCAACAGGGCTTTTCTTTGGTCGTTGCCCTTCGGCCTTCTCTGTACCGTAATAACTTCCCAAATACATCTAGAGAATGTAAAAAGTATTACTATAGGAGAGTTGATTATTATATCCCTTGTAGTTCTACAAAGCGGCTTACTAGCCTATATCCTGTAA
- a CDS encoding nucleoside recognition domain-containing protein, whose protein sequence is MVTIDTFKRGIHKGLSTTWVLSKVVVPIYVAVTFLSFTPLLEKIADLCAPFMKYLGLPGEASLALVVGNVLNMYAAIGVIVSIHLNPREITIIAMMLLFSHTLFVECAVAGKCGINPWIIGLVRITIAVLAGLVLNITL, encoded by the coding sequence ATGGTTACAATAGATACATTTAAAAGGGGTATTCATAAGGGCCTATCCACCACCTGGGTACTATCCAAGGTGGTGGTTCCAATTTATGTAGCTGTAACATTTTTGAGTTTCACCCCGTTATTAGAAAAAATAGCTGATTTATGTGCTCCGTTTATGAAGTATCTGGGTCTTCCTGGGGAAGCTTCCTTGGCACTGGTCGTTGGTAATGTTTTAAATATGTACGCAGCCATCGGTGTTATTGTATCCATACATTTAAATCCTAGGGAAATCACCATTATTGCAATGATGTTACTTTTTTCTCATACCCTTTTTGTGGAATGTGCCGTGGCAGGTAAATGCGGGATTAATCCATGGATTATTGGGTTAGTTCGTATTACTATAGCTGTTTTGGCTGGTCTTGTTTTAAACATTACGTTGTAA
- a CDS encoding cold shock domain-containing protein produces the protein MQGKVKWFNANKGYGFIESEIGTDVFVHYSAIQSEGYRTLEEGEPVDFEIIEGTRGPQAANVIKL, from the coding sequence TTGCAAGGTAAGGTTAAATGGTTTAATGCCAACAAAGGGTATGGCTTCATTGAGTCAGAAATTGGTACTGATGTTTTTGTGCACTACTCTGCAATTCAGTCAGAGGGCTATCGTACCCTGGAAGAAGGAGAGCCCGTGGATTTTGAAATTATTGAAGGTACCCGTGGCCCACAGGCTGCGAATGTGATAAAACTGTAA
- a CDS encoding ABC transporter permease: protein MSQELLITILATAITAGTPILYAALGEVMTERSGILNLGVEGMMLVGAVSGFAFAIKTNDPWLGVLAAMLGGGAMALIHAFLTVTLQANQVVSGLALTIFGTGLSGFIGKSYIGIPVVNSFKPVTLGFLSDIPFLGPIFFHHDYLVYVTYLLVPTLWFLIYRTRPGLNLRAVGENPASADSLGVSVYRIRYIYVIMGGMLAGIGGAYLSLAYAPTWLENMTAGRGWIAVALVIFATWNPLRAMFGSYIFGGIDALGFRAQAMGVMIPSFFLKMLPYFFTIFVLIMVTRKAMANRVGSPGALGLPYDREER from the coding sequence ATGTCACAGGAATTATTAATAACTATTTTGGCCACCGCCATTACGGCTGGCACCCCAATCCTATATGCGGCACTGGGCGAAGTAATGACCGAGAGATCTGGTATTCTCAATCTGGGGGTTGAAGGTATGATGCTGGTGGGAGCTGTCAGTGGTTTTGCCTTTGCCATTAAAACCAATGATCCGTGGCTGGGTGTTTTAGCTGCTATGCTAGGTGGCGGGGCAATGGCTCTGATCCATGCTTTCCTAACAGTAACCTTGCAGGCCAACCAGGTTGTAAGTGGACTGGCTCTTACAATATTTGGCACAGGGTTATCTGGCTTTATTGGGAAATCCTATATAGGAATTCCTGTGGTGAATTCCTTTAAGCCAGTAACCCTTGGCTTTTTAAGCGATATCCCATTTTTAGGACCGATCTTTTTTCATCACGATTATCTAGTGTATGTAACCTATCTGTTGGTGCCAACCCTCTGGTTTCTTATTTACCGGACACGACCGGGTTTGAACCTAAGGGCAGTGGGTGAAAACCCAGCTTCTGCGGACTCCCTAGGGGTTAGTGTCTATCGAATTCGTTACATCTATGTAATTATGGGCGGTATGCTGGCTGGAATCGGTGGGGCGTACCTTTCACTGGCCTATGCACCCACCTGGTTAGAAAATATGACAGCGGGCAGAGGGTGGATTGCGGTGGCCCTGGTAATATTTGCCACGTGGAATCCCCTTAGGGCGATGTTTGGTAGTTATATTTTTGGTGGGATTGATGCCCTTGGCTTTCGTGCACAGGCCATGGGTGTGATGATTCCTTCGTTCTTCTTGAAAATGTTACCTTATTTCTTTACTATTTTTGTTTTAATTATGGTAACTCGAAAGGCTATGGCTAACCGGGTTGGTTCTCCAGGCGCATTAGGCTTGCCCTATGACCGTGAAGAACGCTGA
- a CDS encoding ABC transporter ATP-binding protein, giving the protein MTANYLVEMKQITKRFPGVLANDGVNLQVKKGEVLALLGENGSGKSTLMSILSGLYRPDEGEIYISGKKQIFKSPREAIDAGIGMVHQHFKQVDTFSVAENVILGSKEAKFFINAKKVEKEIEDISLGYGLHVDPTAKVWQLSVAEKQRVEIVKMLYRGSKLLVLDEPTAVLTPQEARELFQTVRQMTAKGQSIILITHKLNEVMEVSDRVTILRGGRSIATREKHEVNERELARLMMGQDIVVPSQKKPGKFGQTVLKLDNLSAGSDSRRAGIKDISLQVRAGEIMGIAGIAGNGRRELAETIAGLRQVSSGKIYIEEKDVTNLSTLEVIDEGVSYIPEDRLGTGLVPNLGAVENLILKEYRRPGLGSGPFINRNKANEYTNELVNEVGVKLTGMDAPVKMLSGGNLQRLLLARELACSPKVIVAVYPVRGLDIAAAEFIHKMLLEQRSKGAAIVLISEDLEELLKLSDNIGVLYKGSLVGILPVEKAEPEVIGLMMLGAKSGEVMAS; this is encoded by the coding sequence TTGACTGCCAATTATTTGGTTGAAATGAAACAAATCACCAAAAGATTTCCTGGTGTGCTGGCCAACGATGGGGTAAATCTTCAAGTGAAAAAGGGTGAAGTATTGGCTTTACTTGGGGAAAACGGTTCCGGCAAAAGTACATTAATGTCTATTCTTTCCGGGCTTTACCGTCCTGATGAGGGAGAGATTTATATTTCGGGCAAGAAACAAATTTTTAAGTCTCCTCGGGAAGCAATTGACGCAGGGATCGGCATGGTTCACCAACATTTCAAGCAAGTCGACACTTTTTCCGTAGCTGAGAATGTTATTCTTGGCAGTAAAGAAGCTAAATTCTTTATAAATGCCAAGAAAGTAGAAAAAGAGATTGAAGATATTTCTCTTGGCTATGGGCTTCATGTGGACCCTACCGCAAAGGTTTGGCAGTTATCTGTTGCCGAAAAACAAAGGGTTGAAATTGTTAAAATGCTGTACCGGGGTTCTAAGCTCTTGGTTCTGGATGAACCTACTGCTGTGTTAACCCCTCAGGAAGCAAGGGAGTTATTCCAAACAGTGCGGCAAATGACAGCTAAAGGACAATCTATCATTCTAATCACCCATAAATTAAACGAGGTAATGGAAGTATCTGACCGGGTTACCATTTTACGAGGTGGCAGGTCTATTGCGACCCGGGAAAAGCATGAGGTTAACGAACGTGAATTGGCTAGGTTAATGATGGGTCAGGATATAGTGGTTCCCAGCCAAAAGAAACCTGGTAAATTTGGGCAGACAGTACTCAAACTAGATAATTTAAGTGCTGGCAGCGATAGTCGTCGAGCAGGTATTAAAGACATCTCTTTGCAGGTAAGGGCTGGAGAAATTATGGGTATTGCCGGCATAGCAGGGAACGGTCGGAGGGAATTGGCAGAAACCATTGCAGGATTACGGCAAGTTTCCAGCGGCAAAATTTATATTGAAGAAAAGGATGTTACCAACCTATCCACCTTAGAAGTTATTGATGAAGGAGTCAGTTATATTCCAGAAGACCGTTTGGGTACCGGATTGGTGCCCAACCTTGGAGCGGTTGAGAATCTTATCTTAAAAGAATATCGCCGTCCTGGGCTGGGCAGTGGTCCGTTTATTAACCGTAATAAGGCCAATGAATATACAAATGAATTGGTCAACGAAGTGGGAGTTAAGCTTACAGGCATGGATGCTCCGGTTAAAATGCTTTCCGGTGGAAACTTACAAAGACTTCTGCTGGCAAGAGAATTGGCCTGTTCGCCCAAAGTCATTGTTGCAGTTTACCCGGTGCGGGGTCTTGATATTGCTGCCGCTGAATTCATTCATAAAATGCTGCTTGAGCAGAGAAGCAAGGGAGCGGCAATAGTATTAATTTCGGAGGATTTGGAAGAACTACTGAAACTTTCCGATAATATTGGTGTCCTATATAAGGGTTCTTTAGTGGGTATTCTTCCGGTGGAGAAAGCAGAACCAGAGGTCATTGGTCTAATGATGTTAGGGGCAAAATCAGGGGAGGTTATGGCATCATGA